One Streptomyces lincolnensis genomic region harbors:
- a CDS encoding NADH-quinone oxidoreductase subunit C: MTEAGWLPTPVEELFGPEATAEESYAVLTVDVPPASWLAALETARDRLGCTYFDWLSAVDEPGTGFRVAAHLVALSPVRRLLLRTTVSHEAPSLPSAVGVFAGAAWHERETHEMFGVVFEGHPALDLLLLPEGFEGHPLRKDFVLAARVAKAWPGAKEPGESEHGGPKRRQMLPPGVPDPNEWGPQKGQLPPAPTRPTRGPARPAAERPPRRTRTTSEGSSSQAEAPAGADAPAAPTGPRRARSASEGSASQQADVDAGTGTGAGTGASRRARGVGEGSASQRAEGAEGGGVKGAEPTAEPTGGAGQDDPPAASGSPTAAESPASPAAPAGPRRARSASAGSASQRAQTPPAEDTPSRTSTTPRSTDAPWHHARPAFDEPEPASEPAAGPEPTPKRQGDADPAPKPPTDTEPNPKPSADADADADADADTGTDSGSGSGTESRATPETPDNPAGGPQ; the protein is encoded by the coding sequence ATGACCGAGGCCGGCTGGCTGCCCACCCCCGTCGAGGAACTCTTCGGTCCCGAGGCCACGGCCGAGGAGTCCTACGCCGTCCTCACCGTCGACGTCCCGCCCGCCTCCTGGCTCGCGGCGCTGGAGACGGCCCGCGACCGCCTCGGCTGTACCTACTTCGACTGGCTGAGCGCGGTCGACGAACCGGGCACGGGCTTCCGCGTGGCCGCACACCTGGTCGCTCTCTCCCCGGTACGGCGCCTCCTCCTGCGTACGACGGTCTCCCACGAAGCCCCCTCCCTGCCGAGCGCGGTCGGCGTGTTCGCGGGCGCCGCCTGGCACGAACGCGAGACCCACGAAATGTTCGGCGTCGTCTTCGAGGGCCACCCGGCCCTGGACCTCCTCCTCCTCCCCGAGGGCTTCGAAGGCCACCCCCTCCGCAAGGACTTCGTCCTCGCCGCCCGCGTCGCCAAGGCCTGGCCGGGCGCCAAGGAACCCGGCGAGTCGGAACACGGCGGCCCCAAGCGCCGCCAAATGCTCCCCCCGGGCGTCCCCGACCCCAACGAATGGGGCCCTCAGAAAGGCCAACTCCCCCCAGCCCCGACCCGCCCGACCCGCGGCCCCGCCCGCCCAGCCGCAGAACGCCCACCCCGCCGAACCCGCACCACCTCCGAGGGATCGTCAAGCCAGGCGGAGGCGCCCGCGGGGGCCGACGCTCCGGCCGCCCCGACCGGCCCGCGTCGTGCGCGCTCGGCGTCCGAGGGATCGGCGAGCCAGCAGGCCGACGTCGATGCGGGCACTGGCACTGGTGCGGGTACGGGCGCGTCCCGTCGTGCACGCGGCGTGGGCGAAGGCTCGGCGTCGCAGCGTGCGGAGGGCGCGGAGGGCGGGGGCGTGAAGGGTGCGGAGCCGACAGCGGAACCGACGGGGGGCGCAGGGCAGGACGACCCACCGGCGGCCTCCGGCAGCCCGACCGCTGCGGAGAGCCCCGCGAGTCCGGCCGCTCCGGCCGGCCCGCGTCGTGCGCGCAGCGCTTCGGCGGGCTCTGCCTCGCAGCGCGCCCAGACACCCCCGGCCGAGGACACCCCCTCCCGTACCTCCACCACCCCCCGCAGTACGGACGCCCCTTGGCACCACGCCCGCCCCGCTTTCGACGAGCCCGAACCGGCCTCCGAACCAGCGGCCGGCCCCGAGCCGACCCCGAAACGGCAGGGCGACGCCGACCCGGCTCCGAAGCCTCCGACTGACACCGAACCAAACCCGAAACCGTCGGCCGATGCCGATGCCGATGCCGATGCCGATGCCGATACCGGCACCGACTCAGGCTCCGGCTCCGGTACGGAGAGCCGCGCGACCCCCGAGACACCTGACAACCCCGCAGGAGGCCCGCAGTGA
- a CDS encoding NADH-quinone oxidoreductase subunit J, producing MTLAATAAHLATDTTAAAGSHGFLVTTAAESQGFLSPTGVEIAFLLVGLVTFGAALVTVTTKQLVHAALWLVVALGGLAVEYLLLTAEFIAWVQVLIYVGSVVVLLLFGLMLTRAPIGRSPDADSGNRWAALTVAVAAGAALVWVVVDAFRTTWIDLDGPAAGSTEATGASLFQNWVLPFEALSVLLLAALVGAIVLSRKTKAETSSPPVNSRAVTGGSPSVPDSRNYPIGRNEPDKGTASAEETAPAEGTASAEQEGTR from the coding sequence ATGACTCTCGCAGCGACCGCCGCCCACCTCGCCACGGACACCACCGCGGCCGCCGGATCCCACGGCTTTCTCGTCACCACGGCCGCCGAGTCCCAAGGCTTTCTCTCGCCGACCGGTGTCGAGATCGCCTTCCTTCTCGTCGGCCTGGTCACCTTCGGCGCTGCCCTCGTCACCGTCACCACCAAGCAGCTGGTGCACGCCGCCCTGTGGCTCGTGGTGGCCCTCGGTGGGCTCGCCGTCGAGTACCTCCTGCTCACCGCCGAGTTCATCGCCTGGGTGCAGGTCCTCATCTACGTCGGTTCCGTCGTCGTCCTCCTTCTGTTCGGTCTGATGCTCACCAGGGCCCCGATCGGCCGGTCCCCGGACGCCGACTCCGGCAACCGGTGGGCCGCCCTCACCGTGGCCGTCGCCGCGGGTGCGGCTCTGGTCTGGGTCGTCGTGGACGCCTTCCGCACGACCTGGATCGACCTGGACGGCCCGGCCGCCGGCTCCACCGAGGCCACCGGAGCCAGCCTGTTCCAGAACTGGGTGTTGCCCTTCGAGGCCCTCTCCGTCCTCCTTCTCGCCGCCCTGGTGGGAGCGATCGTCCTCTCCCGCAAGACGAAGGCGGAGACAAGCTCTCCCCCTGTGAACTCCCGGGCTGTGACCGGTGGTTCCCCATCCGTCCCGGATTCCCGTAATTACCCGATCGGGCGAAACGAGCCGGACAAGGGAACTGCGTCGGCCGAGGAAACTGCACCGGCCGAGGGAACTGCGTCGGCCGAGCAGGAAGGCACCCGCTGA
- a CDS encoding NADH-quinone oxidoreductase subunit L, whose protein sequence is MTTTTLAVLVPLLPFLGAGAGLLLGRTAPGFVRPLAVLPTLASLVLAALVAVRQGGDQAVDATTELTPTGSVPIELALHIDGFAALVAVLVGLVATCVQIYSTGYLRDDPRYPSYAALVSLFTSAMLLVVYSGDLMVLLVGWEIMGICSYFLVGHYWETPEARAASLKAFLVTKLGDVPFLIGLFALATDAGSFRITRVLGAVASGGLDHPTLIALLLLAGVAGKSAQFPLHTWLPDAMAGPTPVSALIHAATMVAAGVYFVARLLPVFEASRAAMVVLAVMAAVTMAGSALTALAQDDIKRVLAYSTIGQLGYMTGALAVGDRGAAVFHLLSHGAFKALLFLAAGVIIHAAGTNSLAAMSRMKDLRRRVPDAYWTMTVALLALAAIPPFSGFFSKESVLGAAEHVATGHTEHAPGAAGWTVLVAGLFTALLTAAYATRLWLLAFHGRGASAPDHGRQPRTMTLVLWVLAVPSFAVGGLAYRVLPDWFDGRDLTPTLTTSVLGTGVALVGGLVTYAAWRHTTALAARTPLGAVAAHPEGDAGLVEAEAIASHAPAYGNVASAPDPADPGRLLLGPLHRHAAVGFHLDALYAALFVRPVQAGATLVRFLDREVVETYVRGAGALPRLLGTAVRRAQTGNLQTYVSALLAGTVVLVVAAVLVATGA, encoded by the coding sequence GTGACCACGACCACCCTCGCCGTCCTCGTCCCCCTCCTTCCCTTCCTGGGCGCCGGGGCCGGTCTGCTCCTGGGACGCACGGCCCCCGGCTTCGTCCGCCCGCTCGCCGTCCTCCCGACGCTCGCCTCCCTCGTCCTCGCCGCGCTGGTCGCCGTGCGCCAGGGCGGCGACCAGGCCGTGGACGCCACCACCGAACTCACGCCCACCGGCTCGGTACCGATCGAACTGGCCCTGCACATCGACGGCTTCGCCGCCCTCGTCGCCGTCCTGGTCGGCCTCGTCGCCACCTGCGTGCAGATCTACTCCACCGGCTACCTGCGCGACGACCCGCGCTACCCCTCCTACGCCGCTCTCGTCTCTCTCTTCACCTCCGCGATGCTCCTCGTCGTCTACTCCGGCGACCTGATGGTGCTGCTGGTCGGCTGGGAGATCATGGGCATCTGCTCGTACTTCCTGGTCGGCCACTACTGGGAGACTCCGGAGGCCCGCGCCGCCTCCCTCAAGGCCTTCCTGGTGACCAAGCTCGGTGACGTCCCGTTCCTGATCGGCCTGTTCGCACTGGCCACCGACGCCGGGTCCTTCCGTATCACCCGCGTCCTGGGCGCCGTCGCGAGCGGCGGACTCGACCACCCGACCCTGATCGCCCTGCTGCTCCTGGCCGGAGTGGCGGGCAAGTCGGCGCAGTTCCCGCTGCACACCTGGCTCCCCGACGCGATGGCGGGCCCCACCCCCGTCTCCGCGCTCATCCACGCCGCGACGATGGTCGCCGCCGGTGTCTACTTCGTCGCCCGTCTCCTTCCCGTCTTCGAGGCCTCCCGGGCCGCGATGGTCGTCCTCGCCGTCATGGCCGCCGTCACGATGGCCGGCTCGGCGCTCACCGCGCTCGCCCAGGACGACATCAAGCGCGTCCTCGCCTACTCGACGATCGGCCAGCTCGGCTACATGACCGGCGCCCTCGCCGTCGGCGATCGCGGGGCCGCCGTCTTCCACCTCCTCTCGCACGGCGCCTTCAAGGCGCTGCTGTTCCTCGCGGCGGGCGTGATCATCCACGCCGCCGGCACCAACTCGCTGGCCGCCATGTCCCGCATGAAGGACCTGCGCCGACGCGTGCCCGACGCCTACTGGACGATGACCGTGGCGCTCCTCGCGCTCGCCGCGATCCCGCCCTTCAGTGGCTTCTTCTCCAAGGAGTCCGTCCTCGGCGCCGCCGAGCACGTCGCCACCGGCCACACCGAGCACGCCCCCGGCGCCGCCGGCTGGACCGTCCTGGTGGCCGGCCTGTTCACCGCCCTCCTCACCGCCGCGTACGCGACACGCCTGTGGCTGCTGGCCTTCCATGGCCGGGGCGCCTCGGCCCCCGACCACGGCAGGCAGCCCCGCACCATGACCCTCGTGCTGTGGGTCCTGGCCGTCCCGTCCTTCGCCGTCGGCGGACTCGCCTACCGCGTGCTGCCCGACTGGTTCGACGGCCGTGACCTGACCCCGACCCTCACCACCTCCGTCCTCGGCACAGGTGTGGCGCTGGTCGGCGGCCTCGTCACCTACGCGGCCTGGCGGCACACCACGGCCTTGGCGGCCCGTACCCCGCTCGGCGCGGTCGCCGCCCACCCCGAGGGCGACGCCGGACTCGTCGAGGCAGAGGCCATCGCCAGCCACGCCCCCGCGTACGGAAACGTGGCGTCGGCGCCCGACCCCGCGGACCCGGGCCGCCTGCTGCTGGGCCCGTTGCACCGCCACGCGGCCGTCGGCTTCCACCTCGACGCCCTGTACGCGGCCCTGTTCGTCCGCCCGGTCCAAGCCGGAGCCACCCTCGTCCGGTTCCTCGACCGCGAGGTCGTCGAGACCTACGTACGCGGCGCGGGCGCGCTGCCCCGCCTGCTGGGGACCGCCGTACGACGTGCCCAGACGGGCAATCTCCAGACCTATGTGAGCGCGCTGCTCGCCGGCACCGTCGTCCTGGTGGTCGCCGCCGTCCTCGTCGCCACGGGAGCGTGA
- a CDS encoding NADH-quinone oxidoreductase subunit A: MPEPTVVASTVADSTVVDSTVVAADYFQSYSVVGLLAVVGVLFVAVAFGAGRLLRPVVPTPEKLMTYECGVDPVGEGWAHTQVRYYVYAFLYVIFAVDSIFLFPWATVFAAPGYGATTLVEMFIFLGFLAVGLLYAYKKGVLAWT, translated from the coding sequence GTGCCGGAACCGACCGTCGTCGCATCGACCGTCGCCGATTCCACCGTCGTCGATTCGACCGTGGTCGCGGCGGACTACTTCCAGTCGTACTCGGTCGTCGGGCTGCTCGCCGTCGTCGGCGTGCTGTTCGTGGCCGTGGCCTTCGGCGCCGGACGCCTGCTGCGGCCCGTGGTCCCCACCCCCGAGAAGCTCATGACGTACGAGTGCGGGGTCGACCCCGTCGGCGAGGGCTGGGCACACACCCAGGTCCGCTACTACGTCTACGCCTTCCTGTACGTCATCTTCGCCGTCGACTCGATCTTCCTGTTCCCCTGGGCCACGGTCTTCGCCGCTCCCGGCTACGGCGCGACCACCCTCGTCGAGATGTTCATCTTCCTCGGCTTCCTGGCCGTGGGCTTGCTGTACGCATACAAGAAGGGCGTCCTGGCATGGACGTGA
- the nuoK gene encoding NADH-quinone oxidoreductase subunit NuoK, which translates to MHLAYPAVLSVLLFSTGLYGVLARRNAILVLMSVELMLNAVNLNLVAFDVWLSRAAEETLHSGQALTLFTIAIAAAEIGIGLAIVLAVYRNRGTSDIDKLRDSAEAPESHPADGSDSDAPTADPAARTGKAEATA; encoded by the coding sequence ATGCACCTCGCCTACCCCGCCGTACTCTCCGTCCTCCTCTTCAGCACCGGTCTGTACGGCGTGCTCGCCCGCCGCAACGCGATCCTCGTCCTGATGTCGGTCGAGTTGATGCTCAACGCGGTCAACCTCAACCTCGTCGCCTTCGACGTGTGGCTCAGCAGGGCCGCCGAGGAGACCCTGCACTCCGGGCAGGCCCTGACCCTGTTCACCATCGCCATCGCCGCCGCCGAGATCGGCATCGGCCTCGCGATCGTCCTCGCCGTGTACCGCAACCGCGGCACCTCGGACATCGACAAGCTCCGCGACTCCGCCGAGGCCCCCGAGAGCCACCCGGCCGACGGCTCCGACAGCGACGCCCCCACGGCCGATCCGGCCGCACGGACCGGGAAGGCTGAGGCCACCGCGTGA
- a CDS encoding complex I subunit 1/NuoH family protein, which translates to MNDALDVALRLLIVFVVFLTFPLIIGQTEHKVMAHMQGRLGPMYAGGFHGWAQLVADGVKFAQKEDIVPAGADRRIFQLAPAVALLPYLLVLLAIPIGPGEGAVGEVVDAGIFFVLAVMGVGVLGSLMAGWASANKFSLLGGLRTAAQLLAYELPMLLTAASVAMAAGTVSIPGILDAFEWWWLPWQIVGAIVFFVAGLAELQRPPFDMPVADSEIIFGAYTEYTGLRFALFLLAEYAGIVVLCGLTTVLFLGGWHGPWGADGLGWVWTLLKAAILAFLVIWLRVTYPRLREDQLQKLSWTLLVPLSLAQIALTGIVKVVIQ; encoded by the coding sequence GTGAACGACGCTCTCGACGTCGCCCTGCGACTCCTGATCGTCTTCGTCGTCTTCCTCACCTTCCCCCTGATCATCGGCCAGACCGAACACAAGGTCATGGCCCACATGCAGGGCCGCCTCGGTCCGATGTACGCCGGCGGCTTCCACGGCTGGGCCCAACTCGTCGCCGACGGAGTGAAGTTCGCGCAGAAGGAGGACATCGTCCCCGCGGGCGCTGACCGCCGCATCTTCCAACTCGCTCCCGCCGTGGCCCTCCTGCCCTACCTCCTGGTCCTCCTCGCGATCCCCATCGGCCCCGGCGAGGGCGCCGTCGGCGAGGTCGTCGACGCGGGGATCTTCTTCGTCCTGGCCGTGATGGGCGTGGGCGTCCTCGGCTCGCTCATGGCCGGCTGGGCCTCCGCCAACAAGTTCTCCCTCCTCGGCGGCCTCCGCACCGCCGCCCAACTGCTCGCCTACGAACTCCCGATGCTGCTCACCGCCGCCTCGGTGGCGATGGCGGCCGGGACGGTGTCGATCCCGGGCATCCTCGACGCCTTCGAGTGGTGGTGGCTGCCCTGGCAGATCGTCGGCGCGATCGTCTTCTTCGTGGCGGGCCTCGCCGAACTCCAGCGGCCCCCCTTCGACATGCCGGTCGCCGACTCGGAGATCATCTTCGGCGCCTACACCGAGTACACCGGCCTGCGCTTCGCCCTCTTCCTCCTCGCCGAATACGCCGGGATCGTCGTCCTGTGCGGCCTGACCACCGTCCTCTTCCTGGGAGGCTGGCACGGGCCCTGGGGTGCCGACGGTCTGGGCTGGGTCTGGACCCTCCTGAAGGCCGCGATCCTCGCCTTCCTCGTCATCTGGCTCCGCGTCACCTACCCCCGCCTGCGCGAGGACCAGTTGCAGAAGCTCTCCTGGACCCTCCTCGTCCCCCTTTCTCTCGCCCAGATCGCCCTCACCGGCATCGTCAAGGTGGTGATCCAGTAA
- a CDS encoding NuoI/complex I 23 kDa subunit family protein yields the protein MAAPLPPSRPRIPGSGLAKGLAVTLRTMTRKTVTEQYPDVQPDLPPRTRGVIGLFEENCTVCMLCARECPDWCIYIDSHKETVPAATPGGRERSRNVLDRFAIDFSLCMYCGICIEVCPFDALFWSPEFEYAETDIRDLTHERDKLREWMWTVPAPPALDPGAEEPKEIAAARKSAEKLAAQQAPPVTEPHADEQARAAERPTRPQGDSKQQTDQPRPDQPKPDQPKLDEPRPDEPGPDQPRPDQPGPDQGGQG from the coding sequence ATGGCCGCGCCTCTCCCGCCCTCCCGGCCCCGCATTCCCGGCTCGGGCCTCGCCAAGGGCCTGGCCGTCACCCTCCGTACGATGACGCGGAAGACCGTCACCGAGCAGTACCCGGACGTCCAGCCCGACCTTCCGCCCCGTACCCGCGGTGTGATCGGCCTGTTCGAGGAGAACTGCACGGTCTGCATGCTGTGCGCCCGGGAGTGCCCGGACTGGTGCATCTACATCGACTCCCACAAGGAGACGGTCCCGGCGGCGACCCCCGGCGGCCGCGAACGCAGCCGTAACGTCCTCGACCGCTTCGCCATCGACTTCTCCCTGTGCATGTACTGCGGTATCTGCATCGAGGTCTGTCCTTTCGACGCTCTGTTCTGGTCTCCGGAGTTCGAGTACGCCGAGACCGACATCCGCGACCTCACCCACGAACGCGACAAGCTCCGTGAGTGGATGTGGACCGTCCCGGCCCCTCCCGCCCTCGATCCCGGCGCGGAGGAACCGAAGGAGATCGCGGCCGCCCGCAAGTCCGCCGAGAAGCTGGCAGCCCAGCAGGCCCCGCCGGTCACCGAGCCCCACGCCGACGAACAGGCCCGGGCAGCCGAGCGACCCACCCGCCCGCAGGGCGACTCCAAGCAGCAGACGGACCAGCCGCGGCCCGACCAGCCAAAGCCCGACCAGCCAAAGCTCGACGAGCCGAGGCCGGATGAACCAGGACCGGATCAGCCGAGGCCGGATCAGCCAGGACCGGATCAGGGGGGCCAGGGATGA
- a CDS encoding NADH-quinone oxidoreductase subunit B, translated as MDVTPEANSPDAAAMDAAGSDAAASDVAGSDVAGSGAAASGAGGGSGSGAAQPVLLPEPKRLGALARLAPEPMKVVLNWGRRYSLWVFNFGLACCAIEFIAASMARHDFIRLGVIPFAPGPRQADLMVVSGTVTDKMAPAVKRLYEQMPEPKYVISFGACSNCGGPYWDSYSVTKGVDQIIPVDVYVPGCPPRPEALLQGILKLQEKIARESLGERYGVTRPSTAALQSGLVKGPGTAGAAGTEGAER; from the coding sequence ATGGACGTGACGCCAGAAGCGAATTCGCCGGATGCGGCTGCGATGGATGCGGCTGGGTCGGATGCGGCCGCGTCGGACGTGGCTGGGTCGGACGTGGCTGGGTCGGGAGCGGCCGCGTCGGGAGCGGGCGGCGGGTCGGGGAGCGGTGCCGCTCAGCCCGTGCTGCTGCCGGAGCCGAAGCGGCTGGGTGCGCTCGCCCGCCTCGCCCCCGAGCCGATGAAGGTGGTCCTCAACTGGGGTCGCCGCTACTCCCTGTGGGTCTTCAACTTCGGTCTCGCCTGCTGCGCCATCGAGTTCATCGCCGCGTCGATGGCCCGCCACGACTTCATCCGCCTCGGCGTCATCCCCTTCGCGCCCGGCCCCCGCCAGGCCGACCTGATGGTCGTCTCCGGCACGGTCACCGACAAGATGGCGCCCGCCGTGAAGCGCCTGTACGAGCAGATGCCCGAACCGAAGTACGTCATCTCCTTCGGCGCCTGCTCCAACTGCGGTGGCCCGTACTGGGACTCCTACTCGGTGACGAAGGGCGTCGACCAGATCATCCCCGTCGACGTCTACGTCCCCGGCTGCCCACCCCGCCCCGAGGCGCTGCTCCAGGGCATCCTGAAACTCCAGGAGAAGATCGCCCGGGAGTCGCTGGGGGAGCGGTACGGGGTGACACGCCCTTCGACGGCCGCTCTCCAGAGCGGGTTGGTGAAGGGGCCGGGGACCGCCGGAGCCGCTGGTACCGAGGGGGCCGAGCGATGA
- a CDS encoding NADH-quinone oxidoreductase subunit M: protein MIDINESVMQVLLAFIVVGPLLGAVAALLPAPPGLKGKSPEQAVLRHGVTVTGAILVAAIVLAVGFDHDHPSKMQATTDISWIPALDVRIHLGIDGISLPLLVLSALLTFLCALYSYFKLPAGPTPKAFVALLLVLEAGTLATFAVLDLLLFFLAFEMVLIPMYFLIARWGGEGRTRAAWRFIVYTLLGSVVMLLGLLLIGIKAGTFDMVALATDNGRSLTASVQVIAVLAIGIGLAVKTPMWPLHSWLPDAHTAAPTVGSVLLAGVMLKMGTYGFVRILLPIAPDGFRDFAPYLAAFAVVGIIYGSLACLALAKQGAKGDLKRLIAYSSVGHMGFVLLGIATMTPTGVNGALFANIAHGLITGLLFFLVGALKDRTGTTDLDALAKEAGAALYGKAPRLGGLLAFGAVASLGLPGLAGFWGEMLALFGAFRPADDLSRPAFLTFMAIGAFGTLLTAAYMLIVVRRVCMGAVPQEAPKLVDVHAYEFAAWTPLVALTVAAGLWPKALLGLTDPAVQQLLAGGTR from the coding sequence GTGATCGATATCAACGAGTCCGTGATGCAGGTCCTTCTGGCGTTCATCGTGGTCGGTCCGCTCCTCGGAGCCGTCGCCGCCCTCCTGCCCGCCCCGCCCGGGCTGAAGGGGAAGTCGCCCGAGCAGGCCGTGCTGCGGCACGGTGTGACCGTGACCGGCGCGATCCTCGTGGCCGCGATCGTCCTCGCGGTCGGCTTCGACCACGACCATCCGTCGAAGATGCAGGCCACGACCGACATCAGCTGGATCCCCGCACTCGACGTGCGCATCCACCTCGGCATCGACGGCATCTCCCTCCCCCTCCTGGTCCTGTCGGCGCTGCTGACCTTCCTCTGCGCGCTCTACTCGTACTTCAAGCTGCCCGCGGGACCGACTCCGAAGGCCTTCGTCGCACTGCTGCTCGTCCTGGAGGCCGGCACCCTCGCGACCTTCGCCGTCCTCGACCTGCTGTTGTTCTTCCTCGCCTTCGAGATGGTCCTCATCCCGATGTACTTCCTCATCGCCCGCTGGGGCGGAGAGGGGCGGACCCGGGCCGCCTGGCGGTTCATCGTCTACACGCTGCTCGGTTCGGTCGTCATGCTGCTGGGCCTGCTCCTGATCGGAATCAAGGCGGGCACGTTCGACATGGTGGCACTCGCCACTGACAACGGCCGGTCCCTGACCGCATCCGTGCAGGTCATCGCCGTTCTGGCGATCGGGATCGGGCTCGCGGTGAAGACGCCGATGTGGCCGCTGCACAGCTGGCTGCCCGACGCCCACACCGCCGCGCCGACCGTCGGCTCGGTCCTGCTGGCCGGCGTCATGCTGAAGATGGGAACGTACGGTTTCGTCCGGATTCTCCTGCCGATCGCGCCCGACGGCTTCCGTGACTTCGCGCCCTACCTCGCCGCCTTCGCCGTCGTCGGGATCATCTACGGGTCCCTGGCCTGCCTGGCCCTCGCCAAGCAGGGCGCGAAGGGCGATCTCAAGCGGCTGATCGCCTACTCCTCCGTCGGCCACATGGGCTTCGTCCTGCTCGGCATCGCGACCATGACGCCCACCGGCGTGAACGGCGCCCTGTTCGCCAACATCGCCCACGGCCTCATCACCGGCCTGCTGTTCTTCCTGGTCGGCGCGTTGAAGGACCGCACCGGCACCACCGACCTCGACGCCCTCGCCAAGGAGGCCGGCGCCGCGCTCTACGGCAAGGCGCCGCGCCTCGGCGGGCTGCTCGCCTTCGGCGCTGTCGCCTCGCTCGGCCTGCCCGGCCTCGCCGGGTTCTGGGGCGAGATGCTGGCGCTGTTCGGAGCGTTCCGGCCCGCCGACGACCTCAGCCGCCCCGCCTTCCTCACCTTCATGGCGATCGGCGCGTTCGGCACGCTGCTCACGGCCGCGTACATGCTGATCGTGGTCCGCCGCGTCTGCATGGGCGCCGTACCGCAGGAAGCCCCGAAGCTCGTCGACGTCCACGCTTACGAGTTCGCTGCCTGGACCCCGCTCGTCGCCCTCACCGTCGCCGCCGGTCTCTGGCCGAAGGCCCTGCTCGGTCTGACCGATCCGGCCGTGCAGCAGCTCCTCGCAGGAGGCACCCGATGA
- a CDS encoding NADH-quinone oxidoreductase subunit N codes for MSSLASSAQPLAANLVQSVDWLAIAPPTIAAVVGLVALVADLFVGDKKKFLLGWLSVAGLTAATLMLLPLLDGDRSTFCLTGTPDVCSYTADRFTLVLQLLVLGGALLTALLSVTALKDADKGLPEGEYWFLLLSSAAGAALLPASRDLATLIVALEVASLPAFALVGLRHGDKKSSEAALKFFLSSVTATAVSLMGVSFVYATTGTLYLTQIAERIQDVDGQLHTLAQTGVVLTLIGFAFKTAAVPFHFWVPDTYVGAPLPIAAYLSVVGKAVGFSGLILVTVVALPSYADVWGPALAALAALTMTVGNVGALRQQATRAYSAVRLLAWSSVGQAGYLLVPIAAAAYSDDAERSVGSTLAYALMYAAVNLGAFAVAALVGRTQLLNRLVDYRGLYASNPLAALLLAFFLLCLAGLPPGIIGLFAKVTVFSAAVDAGLGWLAVVMAVNVVIALFYYLQWTALLFRAPEGEPVKHRVPAPLTATIALTGVIGIALSGAPQLVLRFADTGLF; via the coding sequence ATGAGCTCCCTGGCCTCTTCGGCCCAGCCGCTGGCCGCGAACCTCGTCCAGTCCGTCGACTGGCTCGCCATCGCGCCGCCCACCATCGCGGCGGTCGTCGGACTCGTCGCCCTGGTCGCCGATCTGTTCGTCGGCGACAAGAAGAAGTTCCTCCTCGGCTGGCTGTCGGTCGCGGGCCTCACCGCCGCCACGCTCATGCTGCTGCCCCTCCTGGACGGCGACCGCTCCACCTTCTGCCTGACCGGCACTCCCGACGTGTGCAGCTACACGGCCGACCGCTTCACGCTCGTCCTCCAACTCCTCGTCCTGGGCGGTGCCCTCCTCACGGCCCTGCTGTCGGTCACCGCCCTCAAGGACGCCGACAAGGGACTCCCCGAAGGGGAGTACTGGTTCCTGCTGCTGTCCTCCGCGGCCGGAGCCGCCCTCCTGCCGGCCTCCCGAGACCTGGCCACTCTGATCGTCGCCCTGGAGGTCGCCTCCCTGCCCGCCTTCGCGCTCGTCGGCCTGAGGCACGGTGACAAGAAGTCCTCAGAGGCGGCCCTGAAGTTCTTCCTGTCCTCGGTCACCGCGACCGCGGTCAGCCTCATGGGCGTCAGCTTCGTCTACGCCACCACCGGCACCCTCTACCTCACGCAGATCGCCGAACGCATCCAGGACGTCGACGGCCAGCTGCACACCCTCGCCCAGACCGGTGTGGTCCTCACCCTCATCGGCTTCGCCTTCAAGACGGCCGCCGTCCCGTTCCACTTCTGGGTGCCGGACACCTACGTGGGAGCACCCCTCCCGATCGCCGCCTATCTGTCGGTCGTCGGCAAGGCGGTCGGCTTCTCCGGCCTGATCCTTGTCACGGTCGTCGCCCTCCCGTCGTACGCCGACGTCTGGGGCCCCGCCCTCGCGGCCCTGGCCGCCCTCACCATGACCGTCGGCAACGTCGGCGCCCTCCGGCAGCAGGCCACGCGCGCGTACAGCGCCGTACGGCTGCTCGCCTGGTCGTCCGTCGGGCAGGCCGGCTACCTCCTCGTACCGATCGCCGCCGCCGCGTACTCCGACGACGCCGAGCGGTCGGTCGGCTCCACGCTCGCGTACGCCCTCATGTACGCCGCCGTGAACCTCGGCGCCTTCGCCGTGGCCGCCCTGGTGGGCCGCACGCAGCTGCTCAACCGCCTCGTCGACTACCGCGGCCTGTACGCGTCGAACCCCCTCGCGGCCCTCCTCCTGGCGTTCTTCCTGCTCTGCCTGGCAGGTCTGCCGCCGGGCATCATCGGCCTGTTCGCCAAGGTCACCGTCTTCTCCGCGGCCGTCGACGCGGGGCTGGGCTGGCTCGCCGTCGTCATGGCGGTCAACGTCGTGATCGCGCTGTTCTACTACCTCCAGTGGACGGCCCTGCTGTTCCGGGCGCCCGAGGGCGAGCCCGTGAAGCACCGTGTGCCCGCGCCCCTCACCGCCACGATCGCCCTGACCGGCGTCATTGGCATCGCCCTCTCCGGAGCGCCTCAGCTGGTCCTGCGCTTCGCCGACACCGGTCTGTTCTGA